The Candidatus Denitrolinea symbiosum DNA window ATGTTCTGCTCGACGAGTTGCTCGAACAGACCTTCCTCTCCCACGCGGCGCGCGTCGTTGCCCGAATTGGATTCGTTCTGATACATGATCCCAAAATCGAGTCCAGCTTGATTGAAAATACGAGCGACCATTTTCGTATTCGGGATGACGCGCTCGTCGAACGACGCGGTATCGCCGACAAACCAGAGATGTTCGACGGGTTCTTCGGTCGCGTTCTTGACGGGGAATTCCATCTCCTTCGCCCAGCGTCCGCGCAGACGTTTGCCCTTGCTCATCCAGTTGCCGTTGGTGGCGAGCGATTGAAGCGCGTTCTGCACGCCGCTGTCAATTTCGTAGCCGTCCACCAACATGCGGCGGCGGATGTCCACAATATCCGCCATCGGTTCGTTGCCGACGGGACACACGCGGACACAGGCGTAACACGTTGTGCAAGACCAAACCGCCTCAGGGGAGATCACGCTCTCCGTAAGCGGAAGCAGGTATAAATCGGGGTGAGAACCGAAGGTCGCATCCTTGAGGAGATAACGCTTGTTCACTTCCAATGCCGAAGGGGAGAGCGGACGATTGTAAAAGTTCGCAGGGCAGACGTCCTGACAGCGATTGCATTGCACGCAGGCGTAGGCGTCCATCACGCGCGTCCAGGCGAGATCGTAAACGACTTTCGCGCCAGGCTCGAATTTCTGTCCGTCAATCACCTTCAACGGAATCGCAGGGTCGAGTTGCCCGCGCGGATTTTGTTTCGCCAAACCCAGATTGATAGGCGACATGAAAAAGTGTGTGTGTTTACTGCGCGAAAGATACGGGATGATGAACATCACCCAGCCGAGACTGATCCACCACGCGACATGTACGCCCGTTTCAGACGCGCCGAAAATTTTATTGAGAAAACTTGCAAACGGCATGAACGGATCGGCGCCTTCGGTGAGGCGGAACGCCTGGCTGAGCACGTGCGCGACGACGTGCATGAAGACGAACACGTCCACGATGAGCGAATCTCTTGCCTGCCCGCCCGCTTTGACTTTCGGATTCAGCAGGACGTTGTCGCGAAATGAAAGCGCCTTGTCTTTGGTAATGAAGCGACGCACGAAGAAAACCGTGATCGCAACAAGCAGGAACACGCTCATCACGTCGGCGATGAGATTGAAGGCGTTGACCAGTCCCGTTGGCGCATTGGGGATGTGTTTGCCGCCGTAGACCAGATCGAAATCAGGGACGAGTCCTTCAAGCACGTCGAAGAGATTGACGAACGCGTAGGTGATGAGACCGAAGAACAGCCCCAAGTGAATCGCGCTCAAGCCTTTGCGCGCCTTGAAGATGGTGCGCTGGAACAGGACCGTCACACCCGCTTTGACGAGACTCGCAGGGACGTTCTTCAACTCGGGCGCGGGTCGTCCCTTGCGGATGGTGTCAACGATGGTCTTGAATCCGTGATAGGT harbors:
- a CDS encoding Fe-S oxidoreductase, whose protein sequence is MLTPVEKIIFIILALTSVGFTYHGFKTIVDTIRKGRPAPELKNVPASLVKAGVTVLFQRTIFKARKGLSAIHLGLFFGLITYAFVNLFDVLEGLVPDFDLVYGGKHIPNAPTGLVNAFNLIADVMSVFLLVAITVFFVRRFITKDKALSFRDNVLLNPKVKAGGQARDSLIVDVFVFMHVVAHVLSQAFRLTEGADPFMPFASFLNKIFGASETGVHVAWWISLGWVMFIIPYLSRSKHTHFFMSPINLGLAKQNPRGQLDPAIPLKVIDGQKFEPGAKVVYDLAWTRVMDAYACVQCNRCQDVCPANFYNRPLSPSALEVNKRYLLKDATFGSHPDLYLLPLTESVISPEAVWSCTTCYACVRVCPVGNEPMADIVDIRRRMLVDGYEIDSGVQNALQSLATNGNWMSKGKRLRGRWAKEMEFPVKNATEEPVEHLWFVGDTASFDERVIPNTKMVARIFNQAGLDFGIMYQNESNSGNDARRVGEEGLFEQLVEQNMEAFGKAQFKRVVTTDPHSFNTLKNEYPQFGGTFEVKHYTVTLLKLIEEGKLTIKNKLSNYKVTFHDPCYLGRYNGGFAAPRKLLELCGVEFVEMPRNCENSFCCGAGGGQIWMGKVAPGERPAENRIKEALTTFGEGANNKTQLFIVTCPKDMVMYSDAVKTTGNEGKIEVRDIIQLVAEAVGVEEVSRVVK